A genomic region of Candidatus Paceibacterota bacterium contains the following coding sequences:
- the yidD gene encoding membrane protein insertion efficiency factor YidD, whose protein sequence is MAISFYQKFLSLDTGLFAIKKGTTCVFFPTCSEYTKQAVTKYGVIKGLAFGSRRILRCHPWQKEHIDPLL, encoded by the coding sequence ATGGCAATCTCCTTTTATCAAAAATTTTTATCCCTCGATACGGGCCTTTTTGCCATAAAGAAAGGCACAACGTGTGTTTTTTTTCCGACTTGTTCCGAGTACACAAAACAGGCAGTTACAAAATATGGGGTAATAAAAGGGCTTGCGTTCGGTTCACGGAGGATTCTTCGCTGCCACCCATGGCAAAAAGAGCACATTGACCCTCTGCTGTAG